In the Colwellia sp. 20A7 genome, one interval contains:
- the glnB gene encoding nitrogen regulatory protein P-II yields the protein MKKIEAIIKPFKLDDVREALGEIGITGMTVSEVKGFGRQKGHTELYRGAEYMVDFLPKVKLEIVIAKEDLERCVNAILETAQTGKIGDGKIFITDVTRVIRIRTGEENQDAI from the coding sequence ATGAAAAAAATTGAAGCAATCATCAAGCCGTTCAAGTTAGACGATGTAAGAGAAGCGCTAGGTGAAATAGGTATTACCGGTATGACAGTTTCTGAAGTGAAAGGTTTTGGTAGACAAAAAGGTCATACAGAGCTTTATCGCGGTGCAGAATATATGGTTGATTTTCTACCTAAAGTAAAATTAGAGATAGTAATTGCAAAAGAAGATCTTGAGCGTTGCGTAAATGCTATTTTAGAAACAGCACAAACAGGTAAGATTGGCGATGGTAAAATATTTATTACCGATGTGACTCGTGTTATTCGTATTAGAACGGGCGAAGAAAACCAAGACGCTATCTAG
- the nadE gene encoding ammonia-dependent NAD(+) synthetase, whose product MDQQTIIDEMKVLPEIDAHFEVRRRIDFIKSTLKNSGLKTLVLGISGGVDSSTCGRLAQLAISELNTEDNKASSTDIADQFQFIAVRLPYNVQADEDDAQQALSFIQPSHCLTTNVFDGVNGIHQEVVSALSNAQLLTASPNQVDFSKGNVKARIRMVSQYHIAGILGALVLGTDHSAENITGFFTKWGDGACDLAPLFGLSKRQVRIIAKHLGAPDILVEKAPTADLEDLEPGKTDEDALGISYDELDDFLEGKNVSLEIKNHIINIYKKTQHKRQAIPTIYS is encoded by the coding sequence ATGGATCAGCAAACCATAATAGATGAAATGAAAGTTTTACCTGAAATAGACGCTCACTTTGAAGTTCGTCGACGCATTGATTTTATAAAATCTACCTTAAAGAACTCAGGTTTAAAAACATTAGTACTAGGTATTAGTGGCGGAGTAGACTCTTCTACTTGTGGTCGTTTAGCGCAACTTGCAATATCAGAATTAAACACAGAAGACAATAAAGCATCAAGTACTGATATCGCTGATCAGTTTCAATTTATTGCAGTAAGACTTCCTTATAACGTACAAGCTGACGAAGATGATGCACAGCAGGCATTAAGCTTTATTCAACCTAGCCATTGCTTAACCACCAATGTATTTGATGGTGTTAATGGAATACATCAAGAGGTTGTTTCCGCCCTTTCTAACGCGCAGCTATTAACAGCGTCACCAAATCAAGTAGATTTCTCAAAGGGTAATGTAAAAGCACGTATTCGTATGGTATCTCAATATCATATAGCAGGAATATTAGGTGCATTAGTTTTAGGTACTGATCATAGTGCAGAAAATATTACTGGATTTTTTACTAAGTGGGGAGACGGCGCTTGTGATTTAGCTCCTTTATTTGGCCTTTCAAAACGCCAAGTAAGAATAATAGCCAAACACTTAGGCGCACCTGATATTTTAGTAGAGAAGGCGCCGACAGCAGATTTAGAAGATTTGGAGCCAGGAAAAACCGATGAAGATGCTTTAGGTATTAGCTATGATGAACTCGATGATTTTCTTGAAGGTAAAAATGTTTCGTTAGAAATAAAAAATCATATTATTAATATTTACAAAAAAACACAGCATAAGCGTCAAGCTATTCCAACCATTTATAGCTAG
- a CDS encoding PilX N-terminal domain-containing pilus assembly protein: MNNINRINKYGKVRKQQGVVLIVSLVFLVALTAVAAALMQNTTTDMKMSGASEDKVVAVQEAISAIDEIIFNQVSPGSTNEFAASLATFKDEDDNIQKIKQIEAEMPILWDSEKFDPPELDITNNKYMLEADCPNSKLASSTQVFTCNMLKVQVNRKYGRTNTSVVNVNSGIAQQLLR; the protein is encoded by the coding sequence ATGAATAATATAAATAGAATAAATAAATACGGTAAAGTAAGAAAACAGCAAGGTGTAGTGTTAATTGTATCTTTAGTTTTTCTTGTTGCATTAACCGCTGTAGCTGCAGCGTTGATGCAAAATACAACAACTGATATGAAAATGTCAGGTGCAAGTGAAGATAAAGTGGTTGCTGTCCAGGAAGCCATTAGTGCGATAGATGAAATTATTTTCAATCAAGTATCGCCGGGTTCAACAAATGAATTTGCAGCGTCTCTTGCTACGTTTAAAGATGAAGATGACAATATACAAAAAATAAAACAGATAGAAGCAGAAATGCCAATATTATGGGATTCAGAAAAGTTTGATCCTCCTGAACTCGATATTACAAATAATAAGTATATGCTAGAAGCTGATTGCCCTAACTCGAAATTAGCTTCTTCAACACAAGTGTTTACTTGCAACATGTTAAAAGTTCAAGTAAATCGAAAATATGGTCGTACTAATACCAGTGTAGTTAACGTCAACTCAGGCATAGCGCAACAGCTTTTAAGATAG
- the pilV gene encoding type IV pilus modification protein PilV — translation MPQRINDKYHRNTKNKGMTFIEVLVALVIMVTGILGAVAMQATAKKSSFDAMQRSLASSLAQDIIERIRGNNSSTLSLYAANSPYGTGKVTSAPTCNSTASLCTPAEMVTHDLFGWEQALMGANAINDTKKVGGLVGGIGCLTVVGNSVKVVITWQGKVATIDSVDVEACGSATNTRRQVVISAFII, via the coding sequence ATGCCTCAACGAATCAATGATAAATACCATCGTAATACAAAAAATAAAGGTATGACTTTTATCGAAGTTTTAGTTGCCTTGGTTATTATGGTTACTGGTATTCTCGGAGCTGTTGCTATGCAAGCTACGGCTAAAAAATCGAGTTTTGACGCTATGCAACGTTCATTAGCATCGAGTTTAGCACAGGATATTATTGAAAGAATTCGAGGTAACAATAGTAGTACATTATCACTATATGCAGCGAATAGCCCCTACGGAACTGGAAAAGTCACTTCAGCGCCTACTTGTAATTCGACAGCATCATTATGTACCCCAGCTGAAATGGTTACTCATGATCTTTTTGGTTGGGAACAAGCATTAATGGGGGCAAATGCAATCAATGATACAAAGAAGGTTGGAGGATTAGTTGGAGGCATTGGCTGTTTAACTGTGGTAGGAAATTCAGTTAAAGTGGTTATCACATGGCAAGGAAAGGTTGCGACAATTGATTCGGTCGATGTTGAAGCGTGTGGCAGCGCAACTAATACTCGCCGCCAAGTAGTGATAAGTGCTTTTATCATATAG
- a CDS encoding PilW family protein, producing MKITINKQSLSVNQMTKAGFKSQYGFSLVEVFIALIIGLVIFAGVLSVFVGMRTTTSETSTYGELQENGRFAISVLSDDLLRQDFWGDYTGSVGLSRISSTLAAPVGECIGGGINNGTFPLAVGHFRTLWGATVTNATILSGCRNDAKIDSDILQLKRVISTPLALTAGDAAPVGNYYLVSNMNNGVIFSAGVVPNIEGSQVWEYQHHIYYIREETHGSNTVPVLMQGRLANTLSFAPIIDGIEIIRFEYGVDMETEPTDSGYGIVNAYIPAANMTDELWDNAASRIISVKVYVLARSILKDNKYTNTNTYELGDFSYTVNDNYRRLLFSSTVTLYNAGMDMW from the coding sequence ATGAAAATAACAATAAATAAACAAAGCCTTAGTGTAAATCAAATGACTAAAGCGGGCTTTAAATCTCAATATGGTTTTAGTTTGGTTGAAGTCTTTATTGCTTTAATTATTGGTTTAGTTATTTTTGCAGGTGTATTAAGTGTATTTGTTGGTATGCGAACCACAACCAGTGAAACATCCACTTATGGTGAGTTACAAGAAAATGGTCGCTTTGCTATTAGCGTATTAAGTGATGATTTACTTAGACAAGATTTTTGGGGAGATTATACAGGCTCGGTTGGCCTTTCTCGTATTAGCTCTACACTAGCTGCCCCCGTTGGAGAGTGTATTGGTGGCGGTATAAATAATGGCACATTTCCTTTAGCTGTAGGGCATTTTAGAACACTTTGGGGGGCAACAGTAACAAATGCAACAATATTATCAGGGTGTCGAAATGATGCCAAAATTGACTCTGATATATTACAACTCAAACGTGTTATCTCTACACCATTAGCGCTAACCGCTGGTGATGCAGCACCTGTGGGTAATTATTATTTAGTAAGCAATATGAATAATGGTGTTATTTTCTCTGCGGGCGTTGTTCCTAACATAGAAGGTTCTCAAGTTTGGGAATATCAACACCATATTTACTATATTAGAGAGGAAACACACGGCAGTAATACTGTACCTGTATTAATGCAAGGAAGGTTAGCAAATACACTATCTTTTGCTCCTATCATCGATGGTATTGAAATAATTCGTTTTGAATATGGGGTTGATATGGAAACAGAGCCTACAGATTCCGGTTATGGTATTGTAAATGCTTATATTCCAGCAGCAAATATGACGGATGAACTGTGGGATAATGCCGCAAGTCGTATAATATCCGTAAAAGTATATGTATTAGCGCGGAGTATTCTAAAAGATAACAAATATACGAATACGAATACTTATGAATTAGGTGATTTTTCTTATACTGTTAATGATAATTATCGTCGCTTGCTTTTTAGCTCAACAGTGACTTTATATAATGCTGGCATGGATATGTGGTAA
- a CDS encoding GspH/FimT family pseudopilin — protein sequence MLKHKPYINLNLYIKGVTLLELMISVSITAILAIIVIPNFNDFIVKMRVDNEISQLHRMLLMARNTAINSGQNTILCPLNEISQCSEQWKNKLSIFIDSNNNKTFDLEEKILQTKEEITAGDQLVYGKGRTMITFKSTGQLSGLANGTFRYCPEHYKKYARGIIVARSGRIYQSSDIDNDGIDENRGNTEINCD from the coding sequence ATGCTTAAACACAAACCTTATATTAACCTCAATTTGTACATCAAAGGGGTTACGCTACTGGAATTAATGATTTCAGTATCTATTACTGCAATACTCGCAATCATAGTTATCCCAAACTTTAATGATTTCATTGTTAAAATGCGTGTTGATAATGAAATATCTCAGCTCCATCGCATGTTACTTATGGCAAGAAATACAGCGATTAACAGTGGACAAAATACGATACTTTGTCCCTTAAATGAGATTTCACAATGTAGCGAACAATGGAAAAATAAACTAAGTATTTTTATTGATAGTAATAATAATAAAACGTTTGATCTCGAAGAAAAAATACTACAAACAAAAGAAGAGATAACAGCGGGAGATCAACTTGTTTATGGTAAAGGTAGAACTATGATTACCTTTAAATCAACAGGACAACTTAGTGGCCTGGCAAATGGTACTTTTCGATATTGTCCTGAGCATTATAAGAAATACGCAAGAGGAATTATTGTAGCTCGTTCAGGACGAATTTATCAATCAAGCGACATTGATAATGATGGTATTGATGAGAATAGAGGAAATACAGAAATTAATTGCGATTAA
- a CDS encoding GspH/FimT family pseudopilin — protein sequence MNNIKSIFSINSSLRRYQQGFTLIELMVSIAIVAILSTIALPSMGEFLVKMRVDNEISEVQRLLLTARNMAINTGKNTTICPLTSGACTNNWGNEISVFTNGDNSLATNNNFAAPDELIKIKSEIRAGDKLQYTENSIIYTPDGRLLTTSTNFRYCPKDKTDLSKGISISLSGRSYKSSDTDNDGKDEDSSGNEIVCT from the coding sequence ATGAATAACATTAAAAGCATTTTTTCAATTAATTCCTCTCTTCGTCGCTATCAACAAGGCTTTACACTAATTGAACTCATGGTTTCGATTGCTATTGTTGCGATATTATCAACCATAGCGTTACCTAGTATGGGCGAGTTTTTGGTAAAAATGCGTGTTGATAATGAAATCAGTGAAGTACAACGACTGTTACTTACAGCCAGAAATATGGCGATAAATACAGGAAAGAACACCACTATATGCCCTCTTACTTCTGGTGCTTGTACTAATAATTGGGGAAATGAGATCAGCGTTTTTACGAATGGTGATAATAGTTTAGCAACAAATAATAACTTTGCTGCACCTGATGAACTAATAAAAATTAAAAGTGAGATTAGAGCTGGTGATAAGCTTCAATATACAGAAAATAGTATTATTTATACACCTGATGGGCGTTTATTAACAACATCTACAAATTTTAGATATTGTCCAAAAGATAAAACCGATCTATCAAAAGGTATTAGTATCTCATTATCAGGCCGGAGCTATAAAAGTTCAGATACTGACAATGATGGCAAAGATGAAGACAGCTCAGGTAACGAGATTGTTTGTACTTAA
- a CDS encoding outer membrane protein assembly factor BamD: protein MEKLTKKIVFITLALTLAGCSSSNIENDIDKVPDKSAQALFVDARAALDNGLYQKSIQILGAIDSRFPFGPISHQVQLDLIYAYYKVGDAAQGIALTDRFLRLNPENPNTDYVYYMRALINLSTEDNLFQDLAGIDRSDRDPTAAREAFDDFKRIITNYPDSKYAADSQKRMVEIKSRLAKYELAIAKFYLEREAYASAANRGRYIVEYFSPSPELEPALEIMIECYDKLGLDDLKTNALQVLAANYPNNSMLR from the coding sequence ATAGTATTTATCACGCTAGCATTAACTTTAGCAGGTTGCTCATCTTCTAATATCGAGAATGACATTGATAAAGTGCCAGACAAATCAGCTCAGGCTTTATTTGTTGATGCCCGAGCTGCACTGGATAATGGTTTGTATCAAAAATCAATTCAGATTCTTGGAGCAATTGACTCCCGCTTCCCTTTTGGCCCAATATCTCATCAAGTTCAATTAGATTTGATTTATGCCTACTATAAAGTTGGTGACGCCGCTCAAGGTATTGCGCTTACCGATCGATTTTTACGTCTTAATCCAGAAAACCCAAATACAGATTATGTTTATTACATGCGTGCATTAATAAACTTATCAACAGAAGATAATTTATTTCAAGATTTAGCCGGAATAGATCGTTCAGATAGAGATCCTACAGCAGCACGTGAAGCTTTTGACGACTTCAAACGTATAATTACAAATTATCCTGATAGTAAATATGCTGCTGATTCTCAAAAAAGAATGGTTGAAATTAAATCTAGATTAGCTAAATATGAACTTGCTATTGCAAAGTTTTATTTGGAGCGTGAAGCTTATGCTTCAGCTGCAAACAGAGGCCGCTATATTGTCGAGTACTTTTCACCAAGCCCAGAACTAGAGCCAGCATTAGAGATAATGATCGAATGTTACGATAAATTAGGCCTCGATGATTTAAAGACCAATGCATTACAAGTATTAGCAGCTAATTACCCTAATAACTCAATGCTTAGATAA
- a CDS encoding type IV pilin protein — MVQPSLKNMHKKLNTKTLGFTLIELLITVAIIGILASVAYPSYTDFILRSNRSEGQRELMRLANLQEQVFVDTRSYASDMKGLGMSTDEYTTESGNYLISVAAGATNTTFTLQAVAKRSQVKDTDCKTLKVDYVGAKTPKECWE; from the coding sequence ATGGTACAGCCAAGCCTAAAAAATATGCATAAAAAATTGAATACTAAGACGTTAGGCTTTACCTTAATTGAGCTACTGATTACTGTGGCGATTATTGGTATTTTAGCGAGTGTAGCTTACCCTTCCTATACCGATTTTATACTTCGCTCTAATCGATCTGAAGGGCAACGTGAGCTCATGCGTTTAGCCAATTTGCAAGAGCAAGTGTTTGTTGATACTAGGTCTTATGCTAGTGATATGAAAGGTTTAGGGATGAGTACTGATGAATACACAACAGAGTCCGGAAACTATTTAATTAGTGTTGCTGCTGGCGCAACGAATACTACTTTTACTTTACAGGCCGTCGCAAAAAGGAGTCAAGTAAAAGATACCGATTGCAAAACATTGAAAGTTGACTATGTAGGCGCTAAAACACCTAAAGAATGTTGGGAGTAA
- a CDS encoding pilus assembly protein: MKKFIVAGLLLLITNFSFGEDIELYISDSVSEAKKRPQVLIIFDNSGSMGTLELVKPSYNPLVNYSAVNGYPQLSSDYIYYSKGQTDIDDMPIADDPNEGRKFPASINSCKVAQDIINQYGYYTGFVREYTFQGNSGRWSELNETDSTDIIITDCEDDVDAINNNNKNYLQGSVPIALPPGFPIDGEGDPTTPVFYTANVGNSNVKWSGSLVTLYSENYLRWYHSDTLVKVIKSRIEIAQESVTNLINSSPNVDFGLQVFNHNATSENSRDGGRIVFGIKSSTLSSRTTLLDIVNNQLDAENNTPLCETLYEASRYFGGKSVDYGDNDSNRSSYTANTPPRDTTIETGSKIYKSPFTSCSDKAYVILITDGAPTLDTAANDKVRALGTADGYPMSSYAGNYLAALAGWMNNNDVNAAVDGKQTVTTYTIGFSQGAEAAEPLLREAADLGGGKYFPAQDTASLTAALTNVLANLEPSNDSLTSASVAANNFDRTETLDSVYYAMFQPDRGPRWQGNLKKYKVEGGVQVGKSGTAAIDESTGHFSSNVTSYWSDSKDGADVAEGGVAGMLRNKTDRLIYSDIGTSNALVELTQTNKLSHFGTEEDYANFLGVDVLESDDYFNWNLGIDVDDEDKDGDKTDMRSDVFGDPLHSNPLVINYGNKIHILIGTNAGALHMFEDTGDDVDETWAFMPKEFFPNIKTLRNNSTSDDKVYGVDGEITSYIDDHDGDGIIEPGDKVWIFFGLRRGGSSYYAIDISNPSSPRLMWRIEGGTTGFTELGQTWSQAKLGYSKLNLSGETAKPVLFFGGGYDPSKDNSGVGAEDNVGRAVYMVDAETGTLIWSMAEDNATTEFTGEDSIPSSIATLDSDGNGLVDRLYVGDTGGSVWRVDMPSDSLSDISVFKLASLGGDTNLTDRRFFNEPAIVRTFITETIESEIKAEDDSTSTITVNQEIPYDAILLGSGDKSNPLGTDTSDIFFMIKDKNIITQSFGSDGTSIPDVIAIGDLYDFTDNPFETVSDTGRQALSVAVSNKSGWYFDLELSGEKSTASAIVINNTVYFTTFSPPNLAVEQIDCELPNGQGWLYGVDLALGISKFNWAETDSKNREDRISFISEQFLGAPTLIVIPNDPDDATAGTTGNLIVGRSIVDIGFNLQTMRTYLYITEDQ; the protein is encoded by the coding sequence ATGAAAAAATTTATAGTGGCAGGGCTTTTACTTTTAATAACTAATTTTTCCTTTGGTGAAGATATAGAGCTGTATATAAGTGATAGCGTCAGTGAGGCTAAAAAACGACCACAAGTTCTAATTATTTTTGATAATTCAGGTAGCATGGGAACATTAGAATTGGTAAAACCATCTTATAATCCGCTTGTAAATTATAGTGCAGTCAATGGCTATCCTCAATTATCAAGCGATTATATTTATTATAGTAAAGGTCAAACTGATATCGACGATATGCCCATTGCCGATGATCCTAATGAAGGTCGTAAGTTCCCTGCCAGTATTAACAGTTGTAAAGTTGCCCAAGATATTATTAATCAATATGGTTACTACACAGGATTTGTTAGAGAGTATACGTTTCAAGGTAACTCAGGTCGTTGGAGCGAGTTAAATGAAACTGATAGTACCGACATTATTATTACTGATTGTGAAGACGATGTAGATGCTATAAATAATAATAATAAAAATTACTTACAAGGCAGTGTTCCAATAGCATTACCTCCTGGTTTCCCCATTGATGGTGAAGGTGATCCAACTACCCCTGTATTTTACACGGCTAATGTAGGCAATAGTAATGTTAAGTGGTCAGGGTCATTAGTAACCCTATATAGTGAAAATTACTTACGTTGGTATCATAGTGACACTTTAGTGAAAGTCATTAAATCCAGAATAGAAATTGCCCAGGAAAGTGTTACCAACTTAATCAACTCCTCACCCAATGTTGATTTTGGCCTACAAGTTTTTAATCATAATGCAACAAGTGAAAACTCACGAGATGGTGGACGAATAGTCTTCGGTATTAAATCTTCTACACTATCAAGTAGAACGACTTTACTTGATATTGTCAATAACCAACTTGATGCGGAAAATAATACGCCTTTGTGTGAGACTTTATATGAAGCATCGCGTTATTTTGGTGGCAAAAGCGTCGATTATGGTGATAACGATAGTAATCGTTCTTCTTATACTGCGAACACCCCCCCTCGAGATACCACGATAGAAACAGGCAGTAAAATTTACAAATCTCCTTTTACTTCTTGTAGTGATAAAGCGTACGTTATTCTTATTACCGATGGTGCACCAACACTTGATACAGCAGCAAATGATAAAGTTAGAGCGCTAGGTACTGCAGATGGCTATCCAATGTCTTCATATGCAGGTAATTATTTAGCGGCACTTGCGGGTTGGATGAATAATAATGATGTCAATGCAGCTGTTGATGGCAAACAAACTGTAACCACATACACCATAGGTTTTAGTCAAGGCGCAGAAGCGGCTGAGCCACTCTTGAGAGAGGCAGCAGATCTCGGTGGTGGAAAGTATTTCCCAGCACAGGATACTGCGAGTTTAACTGCCGCATTAACCAATGTATTAGCTAATTTAGAACCGAGTAACGACAGTTTAACATCTGCTTCTGTCGCCGCGAATAACTTTGACCGTACTGAAACGCTAGACTCAGTTTATTACGCAATGTTTCAACCGGATAGAGGACCTAGATGGCAAGGTAATCTAAAAAAATATAAGGTTGAAGGAGGTGTGCAAGTCGGTAAAAGTGGCACGGCAGCTATTGACGAATCGACAGGTCACTTTTCTTCTAACGTTACAAGTTATTGGTCAGATAGCAAAGATGGGGCTGACGTTGCTGAAGGTGGCGTAGCCGGCATGTTACGTAATAAAACAGATCGATTAATCTATAGCGATATCGGAACCTCTAATGCGCTAGTAGAGCTAACCCAAACAAATAAGTTAAGCCATTTTGGCACGGAAGAAGATTATGCAAATTTTCTTGGTGTTGATGTTTTAGAATCTGATGATTACTTTAATTGGAATTTAGGTATTGATGTAGATGATGAGGATAAAGATGGCGATAAAACGGATATGCGTAGTGATGTCTTTGGTGATCCTCTCCACTCTAATCCCTTAGTCATTAACTATGGTAACAAAATACATATACTTATTGGGACTAATGCCGGTGCATTGCACATGTTTGAGGATACTGGTGATGATGTTGATGAAACATGGGCCTTTATGCCTAAAGAATTCTTTCCTAACATTAAAACCTTACGTAATAACTCAACCAGTGATGACAAAGTTTACGGTGTCGATGGGGAGATTACTTCCTATATTGATGATCATGATGGCGATGGTATTATTGAGCCAGGTGACAAAGTGTGGATCTTCTTCGGTTTACGCCGTGGTGGCTCATCTTATTATGCTATTGATATCAGTAACCCTAGTTCCCCTCGGTTAATGTGGCGCATAGAAGGCGGAACAACAGGTTTTACAGAGTTAGGACAAACCTGGTCGCAAGCTAAGTTGGGTTATTCTAAGTTGAACCTTAGTGGTGAGACGGCTAAACCGGTGTTATTTTTTGGTGGTGGTTATGATCCATCAAAAGATAATAGTGGTGTGGGCGCCGAAGATAATGTTGGACGTGCAGTTTATATGGTCGATGCCGAAACAGGCACCTTAATATGGAGTATGGCTGAAGATAATGCAACCACAGAATTTACTGGTGAAGATAGCATACCTTCTAGTATTGCTACGTTGGATAGTGATGGGAATGGTCTGGTTGACAGGCTATATGTAGGGGATACAGGAGGAAGCGTTTGGCGAGTGGATATGCCAAGTGATAGCTTAAGTGATATTTCGGTATTCAAATTAGCCAGTTTAGGCGGTGATACTAATTTAACTGACAGACGCTTTTTTAATGAGCCAGCTATAGTACGTACTTTCATTACTGAAACGATAGAATCAGAGATTAAAGCTGAGGATGACAGTACTTCTACTATTACTGTTAATCAAGAAATCCCTTATGATGCTATTCTACTTGGTAGTGGCGACAAATCTAATCCGCTAGGAACAGATACTAGTGATATTTTTTTTATGATTAAAGATAAAAATATTATTACGCAAAGCTTTGGTAGTGATGGTACATCTATACCTGATGTTATAGCCATTGGTGATCTTTATGATTTTACTGATAACCCTTTTGAAACTGTTAGTGATACTGGTAGACAAGCATTATCGGTGGCAGTAAGTAATAAATCAGGTTGGTATTTTGATTTAGAGCTGTCAGGTGAGAAGAGTACGGCAAGTGCAATTGTAATCAATAATACCGTTTATTTTACAACTTTCTCACCACCTAATTTAGCAGTAGAACAAATAGACTGTGAACTTCCTAATGGTCAAGGTTGGTTGTATGGTGTAGACCTAGCTTTGGGTATTTCAAAGTTTAACTGGGCTGAAACCGACTCTAAAAACCGCGAAGATAGAATAAGCTTTATTAGTGAACAATTTCTGGGGGCTCCGACATTAATTGTGATCCCTAATGATCCTGATGATGCAACAGCAGGTACAACAGGAAATTTAATTGTAGGAAGAAGCATTGTTGATATAGGCTTTAATCTACAAACAATGCGAACTTACCTTTACATTACAGAGGATCAATAA
- a CDS encoding TapY2 family type IVa secretion system protein: MKNSSLIAFVLVSGIFSLGNVVSVQAEESKATEIRVEVKCYVELAGGAETISFWKIKESLLTELPNSIIGHKVNITSGQSNKKKATIYQVKECILAEDKFSSPIARAIDKKMLR; this comes from the coding sequence ATGAAAAATTCATCATTAATCGCCTTCGTTTTAGTGAGTGGCATCTTTAGTTTAGGTAATGTGGTGAGTGTGCAAGCTGAAGAGTCAAAAGCAACCGAAATACGCGTAGAGGTAAAATGTTATGTGGAATTAGCGGGTGGTGCTGAAACGATAAGCTTCTGGAAAATAAAGGAGTCATTGCTAACCGAGTTACCTAATTCTATTATTGGACACAAAGTTAATATTACCAGTGGTCAATCGAATAAGAAAAAAGCGACTATTTACCAGGTTAAAGAGTGTATTTTAGCTGAGGATAAGTTTAGTAGTCCAATTGCTAGAGCAATCGATAAAAAAATGCTTAGGTAA
- the ispH gene encoding 4-hydroxy-3-methylbut-2-enyl diphosphate reductase, whose amino-acid sequence MKIILANPRGFCAGVDRAISIVDRALDLFGAPIYVRHEVVHNKFVVDGLKNRGAIFIDEIHEAPDDSTVIFSAHGVSKAVRNEAKSRDLKVFDATCPLVTKVHMEVSRVSRKNIECVLIGHQGHPEVEGTMGQYDSETAGIYLVESVDDVSKLEVKNSEKLYYCSQTTLSVDDTSDVIDALRARFPMIEGPRKDDICYATQNRQDAVRAIADQVDLLLVVGAKNSSNSNRLREVSEKMGTTSYLIDTADDIETSWLEGVDSIGVTAGASAPAILVTQVIDVLKSLGGHEVKEFPGRKENIVFAVPVELR is encoded by the coding sequence ATGAAAATTATTTTAGCTAATCCCCGTGGCTTTTGTGCAGGTGTTGACCGCGCAATTAGTATTGTTGATCGAGCATTAGACCTATTTGGCGCGCCTATTTATGTTCGTCATGAAGTCGTGCATAACAAGTTTGTGGTAGATGGTCTTAAAAATCGCGGGGCAATTTTTATTGATGAAATTCATGAGGCCCCTGATGATAGTACTGTCATTTTTAGTGCTCATGGCGTTTCAAAGGCAGTTCGTAATGAAGCTAAATCACGTGACTTAAAAGTTTTTGATGCAACTTGTCCATTAGTAACGAAAGTACATATGGAAGTGTCACGAGTCAGTAGAAAAAATATTGAATGTGTACTTATTGGTCATCAAGGTCACCCTGAAGTTGAAGGGACTATGGGGCAATACGATAGTGAAACAGCAGGTATATATCTTGTTGAGTCTGTCGATGATGTATCAAAGCTTGAAGTCAAAAATTCCGAAAAATTATACTACTGTAGTCAAACTACATTATCAGTTGATGATACCTCAGATGTTATTGATGCATTAAGAGCCAGATTTCCAATGATTGAAGGCCCGCGAAAGGATGATATTTGTTATGCAACACAAAATCGTCAAGATGCGGTGCGTGCTATTGCTGATCAAGTTGATTTATTATTAGTTGTCGGCGCTAAAAATAGCTCTAATTCAAATCGTTTAAGAGAAGTTTCTGAAAAAATGGGAACGACTTCTTATTTAATTGATACAGCGGATGATATTGAAACATCATGGCTTGAAGGTGTCGATTCTATTGGTGTTACTGCTGGAGCCTCTGCACCGGCTATTCTTGTTACACAAGTTATTGATGTATTGAAAAGCTTGGGTGGCCATGAAGTTAAAGAATTTCCTGGTCGTAAAGAGAATATTGTATTTGCAGTACCCGTAGAATTACGCTAA